From the genome of Actinomycetota bacterium, one region includes:
- a CDS encoding elongation factor Tu gives SVTLPAGTEMVMPGDNTEMTVELITPIAMDEGQKFAIREGGRTVGAGTVINVIK, from the coding sequence GGTCGGTGACGTTGCCTGCGGGGACCGAGATGGTGATGCCTGGTGATAATACGGAGATGACGGTCGAGTTGATTACACCGATCGCGATGGATGAGGGTCAGAAGTTCGCGATTCGTGAGGGTGGCCGTACCGTCGGTGCCGGCACCGTCATCAACGTCA